A DNA window from Aphelocoma coerulescens isolate FSJ_1873_10779 chromosome Z unlocalized genomic scaffold, UR_Acoe_1.0 ChrZ_unloc_scaf_1, whole genome shotgun sequence contains the following coding sequences:
- the FER gene encoding tyrosine-protein kinase Fer isoform X6 — translation MGFGGDLKYSHDALLKLQDWELRLLETVKKFMVMRVKSDKEYASTLQNLCNQVDKESACQLDYISNVSKSWLLVVQQTEQLSKIMKTHAEDLNSGPLHRLTMMIKDKQQVKKNFIGVHQQIEAEMYKVTKTELEKLKSSYRQLIKEVNSAKEKYKEAVAKGRETEKAKDRCEKATMKLHMLHNQYVLALKGAQLHQHQYYDTTLPLLLDSLQKMQEEMIKALQLQQEFVETAN, via the exons atggggtttggagGTGACCTGAAGTATTCTCACGATGCTTTATTAAAACTGCAAGACTGGGAACTACGACTGCTGGAAACAGTAAAGAAATTTATGGTAATGAGAGTAAAAAGTGATAAGGAATATGCGTCCACTTTACAGAATCTTTGTAACCAAGTAGATAAAGAGAGTGCGTGTCAATTGGATTATATCAGCAATGTGTCCAAG TCTTGGTTGCTCGTGGTACAGCAAACAGAACAGCTGAGCAAAATAATGAAGACGCATGCAGAGGATCTTAATTCTGGGCCCTTGCACAGGCTTACAATGATGATCAAAGATAAGCAGCAAGTTAAGAAGAACTTCATAGGTGTTCATCAACAAATTGAAGCAGAGATGTACAAG GTCACAAAGACAGAACTAGAGAAACTAAAATCTAGCTATAGGCAactaataaaagaagtaaaTTCTGccaaagaaaagtataaagaAGCTGTGGCTAAAG GAAGGGAGACAGAGAAAGCCAAAGATCGGTGTGAAAAAGCCACTATGAAACTTCATATGTTGCATAACCAGTATGTGTTGGCACTGAAAGGAGCACAATTACATCAGCACCAATATTATGATACTACGCTTCCTCTGTTACTTGATTCGCTACAGAAGATGCAAGAAGAAATGATTAAAGCCCT ccAGTTGCAACAAGAGTTTGTAGAAACAGCAAATTGA
- the FER gene encoding tyrosine-protein kinase Fer isoform X7 encodes MGFGGDLKYSHDALLKLQDWELRLLETVKKFMVMRVKSDKEYASTLQNLCNQVDKESACQLDYISNVSKSWLLVVQQTEQLSKIMKTHAEDLNSGPLHRLTMMIKDKQQVKKNFIGVHQQIEAEMYKVTKTELEKLKSSYRQLIKEVNSAKEKYKEAVAKVCHHFGMAEGLAGRSCKRVKT; translated from the exons atggggtttggagGTGACCTGAAGTATTCTCACGATGCTTTATTAAAACTGCAAGACTGGGAACTACGACTGCTGGAAACAGTAAAGAAATTTATGGTAATGAGAGTAAAAAGTGATAAGGAATATGCGTCCACTTTACAGAATCTTTGTAACCAAGTAGATAAAGAGAGTGCGTGTCAATTGGATTATATCAGCAATGTGTCCAAG TCTTGGTTGCTCGTGGTACAGCAAACAGAACAGCTGAGCAAAATAATGAAGACGCATGCAGAGGATCTTAATTCTGGGCCCTTGCACAGGCTTACAATGATGATCAAAGATAAGCAGCAAGTTAAGAAGAACTTCATAGGTGTTCATCAACAAATTGAAGCAGAGATGTACAAG GTCACAAAGACAGAACTAGAGAAACTAAAATCTAGCTATAGGCAactaataaaagaagtaaaTTCTGccaaagaaaagtataaagaAGCTGTGGCTAAAG TTTGTCATCACTTCGGAATGGCTGAAGGTCTAGCTGGAAGGAGTTGTAAGAGGGTAAAaacctga